TCAGGCGCTGATTGTCACTGTTTCTTACTATTCGCCTTCAAAGACGCCTGGCCACCTTCAGATTTACCAGTGGGTTAACATGGCAGCATCAATGGCGCTCGAGCTGGGCTTGACTTCCAAGCCCAGAACGCACGAACAGCTGCCTAAACGTGCGATCAGAACACTACACAAGATCTCCTCACCAGAGGAACTACTTGAGCACTGTCGTACTATCCTGTTGCTATACATTATCAGCGCGGGCTTTTCGATGAGATTGAAGCGACCCAATATCCTACTCTTCAACAGCTGGATGGAAGAATGTTCCAACATTCTAGAAAAGTCGAAGCTTTTGGATGACAAAAGGATCCTCGCGTGGCTAAAACTACAAAGAATAGCTGATGAAGCTAATACCGCGTTTGGCTTCGACGATGCGAGTACTAGTTTCACTCTCTCGGAACTGCGGATGCAAATCATCCTGCGCATCTTCGATCGGAGGATGCAAGATTGGAGGAAGTCGGTCCCCGACGATGTCATGACACGTAGGTTATCTAGACAAGCTTCTTAGGTGTGCTTTGCTGACCTGTTAGTGAACCTCGAGCTAGAGTATCACGCAGATATGCTTTCCATGTGGGAGTTTGGCATGGACGGAGGCCGCTATGATGGTGAGTCGTATGCTCAATTGAGCACCTTCGAGACTAATGTCATATCCTACCAGTCATCGAGTTCAGGAACAGATACGTCACTCTGCCCGCGTTAGACGACGACTGTGTACAACCAGAGTCCCTCCTCTCCCGATCAGCCCTCCAAATCAACGCCACTACCAAATGCATAAGCGCAGCACATGCCATGCTAGACAGCTTCATTGCAGTCCCAACCGACAAATTACGAAAATCACCAAACGCCCTCTACGTCCGAGCGGTTTATTCGCTAGTCACATTGCTGAAAGCCGACTATGCCGTCGGAACCGACGCGGAGATGGGCGAGTTATTCGAAAGCCAGAACCTCAAAGTGCAATTTTATCTTGATACGGTGCTGAAGAAAACAAAAGAGGCAGCAGGACCGCAAGAGTGCCGAAACCCAAGTCACTGGAACTTTTTGCTCGAAGCAAAACTGAAGAGCTGGTGGGACGAATACCGggagtggcggaaagaaggTAGAGACCAAAAACGAAGAAAGACAAAGTCAGGCGACGATAGCGATCCAACGACTGGAAACCAAACACCAGCGTTTGTAGAGCCCAGTTCACAACATGGAACAGCATCCCCAGTCAACCCATCGCTTGTCACCACatcacaacaacaacatcaacatcatcCTCATCCCCCACAAGCACTACAAATGCCAAATTTCAACATCACAAACTCGTATCCTACCCAGCCAACGTGGAATACGAACGAATTGGGCCTCGACACAACAACCCCAGCACAACAACAGCCTGTGGGTGACCAAGCAGCATACACACATGAAATGGGAGATTTTTCAGCCGCGTTTCAAAACGGCGATTTGTATCTTTGGAATGATCTCACGGCTGATAACTTTAACGGGTGGGTTCCGCAGAATGGGCCATACGGGGGGATGGGATTTGGGGGGATGAATAGTCAGGGTTTCTGAACAATATCCTCGTGGAGCGGTTCATTTGACGAGTTTCTTGTAGAAGTAGTTTTCCGATTTAGGATTGTATAATTTTACCGTTGGAAATTATCTGTGGAGTTCCTCTTGCTCAACTCATTTAGGGTACAAGCACTATCTTGCGTTTGCTTTCTTTAGAATTTCTTTACTTTTCTCAAAAGATCATGTTTTAAATAGCGTACACGTATGACTTGACAGTTGTCAGGTACGGTGGAGTTTCGCAAGAACAGCCGCCGATCATGGCGTTGTGCATTCTGAGATTTTCAAATTTGCCGAAGATTCTCCACACAGACATGAGAAGTTTTGCGATCAGTTTTTAGTCCATGCCGGCTTGATGATGACGTTTTTAGAAAGAAAGAGTCCGTGGAATAGGAAAGTGGAGGAGAAGGAAAGTACAGCTTGCAGCAGAGGATATATATACACTCTGCCAATACATCTGTCCAGGTCATCAGGATGATTAATATTGCATTTCCAAGATCTCGGAAAAGGGACATAGGAGACGAGAGACTTTTTTAAGAACCAGAGAAAGTCAGCATCGTACCTTCTTGCGATCTTTTTTTCTGCATTCATAGAAGATATAAGTTTTCAGTGCTGTGTAGAAGAGATCAGGGGAAACCCCTAGGATAATCGGTTCATATACGCTCAGGCTGGAGCTTTGTAAAGCAGAACACACATATCCATAGTGCGAGATTTTTAGCCGGACTGGGCAAGGAAACAGCATGCCAGGAATGTCGATATGGTTGAGTATCGCGGGAGTGGAGCCTAATATTTGGACGTTGGTGactgtcggatcgtgagtatcggtagagacgtcggctgctggacacttcggcccgacttcggcccaccttgcgcagagcttaggtataccttcgtagcagctatgttcgtagacaatcaatcaccatcaccgaacagaatgcattcctagttatcgttatttcctttcagcactagtgctatagaccttccaacagTGACAGACTTTtaagaagacgaagaagaaaAGGTTACAGATAAGGAGGAAATCAGGAGGACTAGCTGTCAAAGGTATTTTATCCACATGAACCTCTCAAATCATGTAACGTTTCGTATGAATTTTCTGGAACTTAGCTCTATAAGAAGGGCTGATAGATTATTTCAAGAGTTTCGGAATGTTGTATAAGTTTATAGTGGAAGTCGGAGAGCACGCCAGTGGGCGTGATATATTTCTAACACCCTGCTTTCCAATCATGAATCGTGTTTATGTTTTTTTGGAACTTTGACCCGATCTCCAAATATactattggaacaaggtccctctagtagtatgactactatggataaccgagtgggaggagggacaaggcggggtggctgcaacgtacTGTATTGACTATCGTATTAAGTGTCGCAGACTCACtctgttgtggtgggtgctattgcccaccgagcagtgcctgccacaccagcatatcatgtgactcccaagcaccttctaccctggactgaactcagatattctcaacatATACCAATGTTTTAGAAATTTCGGAATGTTATGAGGATTTATAGTAGAAGTAAGAGGACAGCCTAGCGAGTATAGTATATATACACACAAGCCTTCCAGGCCATTGCTTCTAGTGGTGATTGTTTTGGAACCTGAAACCAACACAGGTTTATCCGGTTCATGTTTTGGAAAAAAGTAGAAAAAGTAGGAAATAGAAGAACAAGAGGTAGGCGAATGCGCTTTATCCATATCAGCCCTCACGCCATACATCATGCAGTCGTTAATTTTCGAAACCCGTGCCTCACATAGTCTCTTTGACACTGATTCTTTAAAAAGAAGTAGTAGAGATAGACATAAATCAGATAGAAGTAAGAAAGATAGAATATTAGAATATATTTTTATACAGCTACGGTGGCGTCCCTGGCCATGATCGCGTATACTTACAttttgttgagaatatctgggttcagtccagggtagaaggtgcttgggagtcacataatatgctggtgtggcaggcactgctcggtgggcaatagcacccaccacaacagaGTGAGTCTGCGACACTTAATacgatagtcaatacaatacgttgcagccaccccgccttgtccctcctcccaattggttatccatagtagtcatactactagagggaccttgttccaatacATTTTCAGTTTTCTAGAATTCGAACCCAACATTTTGAGGATAAATGGGATTTTAGATATAAGGAATCAAAATAGAGTATGTAGAGGACAGGAAGAGGGACAGACTACCACTATATATTTTAATCTTCACACGACAGGCTCCCAGGTCATCAACCTCGCCTTTTTTTTAATCTCTGGAACCCAACCCCAGCATGGTGTACGAAGCGTCCTCTTTTTGGAAAACAACAGATATAATTTTAGGAAAGTGGAGCAAGAAGGATAGATTTGCGCAGAGAGGCGAGGTTTATATAGCTTAGTAGAACACCTATCCAGTCATCGTTTTGTCCGCTCTGTATTTTAGGGAAAGTTAAAAGATTCTAGAAAGTCTCTCAGACAGCATAATTCTTGTTacttttcttttctttgtGTAGACAGAGTAGGTCGGGCTAAGCCCATAATTGCATCATGCCCTGTTTTTTTGTACGCACAGCTCCAGCTCTTCCACATAAGAGGTATGTCCTGAAGTTTGGAATATAttgttggtaggccttgtacgatcgtacggggtgaataacaacaacgaggttcttctggtgactggtattggtattcatttgtctacgaacatagctgctacgaaggtacacctaagctctgcgcaaggtgggccgaagtcgggccgaagtgtcaagcagccgacgtctctaccgatactcacgatccgacatATATAATTTTTAAACAAAATGCACACTTCAACCTCCCCGTGGGGTGTAATTCTCTTCTATTTAATTTCGAGGCCCAGatgttgatacggctaaggtatcggaatcaccttcgttgcaacgagttgaaatgattgtgattgttcttgttgttctatggaggtggagggaggtcggcagtaaggcagcagccagagctcggaccacacggcttagtcagccgtgtaatccaagctcgtgcatgcagcaaccagctgccttatctaccgcaggttcgattcccaacactGACTATCTTTTCTTTTTGTGCCGGGAGATCAGATCCGTCCCCAAATCCTCCAAATCTGTAATAATATCCTGCTGCCGAAATGTAGCTAGTTGCCTATCTCGGCTAGCGCTATACGCCTTCCTGTATGCCCTTATGTCCTCCTCTTGTGTCCTTCGTTATCGCGCACACGTGCCCGTTGACTACTTGGTGCCTTCAAGGTTGCTGAGCTCGGTGCTCTCGGTCGTGGGCTTGGTGTTGCGATCACGGTTGACCCACCCTTGCACTCGGAGGttgagctcgttagagttGATGAGGTTCTCTATCGCGGCGTTGCAACCTGCCTTTGTCATAGAGTCTGCTGGGTTGTCGCGACCGTCGATCCATCTGATATCCATGAGTTCGCTGCGCTCGTAGGCTTCGCGCATTGCCATGATGTCAATCATAAGGCGTTTCTCCTTGGTGGTGCCGAGCTTGACAAGGCAATCGTATAGCGATCGCGAGTCGGTGCATACCACGATGGGACCTTAGGTAAGTTGAGTCGTTCCATGACCATATCAATGGTGCCGCCGATCGCGACTGCGATATCTACGCCGTGCGCCATCGCGTAGATCTCGGAGGCGAGGACGCTCCTGGTGATCCGCTTGCATTTGACTGAGGACCAGTGGACGATGTTGCCACGTATCCCGAAGTTTGTGTCGCTTGAGGTGACTTCATTGCCGAGTACGATGACGAATCCCATCTGGGAGCTCATatccttgttgttggcaaaggacGCGTCGACTAGGGTAAACAGCTTGAGGTTGCGTATGTCCAGAGGTACGTAGGTCAACCCATGGCAGAGGTTCTTCTTTTGCCATTCGATGCGTTTGTTTAACTTGgatatttcttcttttgtaggCTCACTCGCTTGCGCAGCAGCGGCGAGGTCGAAGCTTGCTTCGGGTTGACAGATTGTCGCGATGTAAGCGCCACGTGCGCGTTGTTGAATGTACGTCTTCTTGTCAGTTGCGATCTCCAGTTTCTCACCTTGTTTCTTTTGGCGTAGTGTGATCACGCCGTCTGTTGTGAGACTAACGACGCACCCGTTAAAGTCGATAGGGTTGTTAGTAGTAAGAAACTGCTTCTCTTTGGCGCTGAAGCGCAGCTCCTTGCTCTCCTTATTGGCAAACACGTCATCGGACAGACCGAGCGTGTCATCAGTTTGCATGCCGACAATACCAAAGCCTAACGCCGTTGGCTTGGTGATTAagaggcacgggtcatagGTTGATGTTTCCATCCCGAGTGTCGTGGTATGGTGTTTGAAGTAGGTTGACCACCAGTACGCTCCTGCCTCGGCGATGCCGTACAGCGGCTTCACGACCACCATGATGGTGCCTTTGGGGTAGACATTGCGGAGTTGCGTGGGAAGATCCGCGATGATCGTGCGCTGGAGATGGTCATCGGCTTGCGTGTACGcctgcgtgatatctcgaAGCCATAGCGTCATGCCCATTTGAAGCAGTGAGGGTGCAAGCGCGATAATAATGCGCTGACTGGCGCGCTGGATCGTCGGGCTTTGTGTGAGCACAATCCGTTTTCCATCATCGGCATAACCCTGAACAACGAGGCGCGATTTCTCGTACGGCTTAGTGGTAGTTTTGCCTTTGACCTCGTTGACAATCCGTGACTTAAAGACGCGGATGCCACCATGGCGCTGAGGGTCATACTCCTCGAAGCGGAACACTCCGCGAGTGATCAGCGCGTCAATCTCTGCCTTGGTGGATAGTTCGAATGGTTCGCCTAGGGTTGTGATCTTGCCAGTGGCACGCAGCTTCTTGGACAGCACTAAGTCGTCCTCCTCGCGTTGCGTGAGGTTGACGTCGTTGGTCTCGATGGGAGCTGGTTTTGGCTTGTTTTTGGAGCCTTTGGGGCGACCGCGCTTTCGTGGAGGTGGAACTTCTGTCTCTGGGATAAACTCGTCATCGTCCGCATCCCCGCAattgtcgttgtcgtcgtcgtcgcgcgGGATAACGGTGGAGTTGTTGCGGTGGTATGGCTGCACCGATGTGACTCGAAATGTCGCCTGCCTGCCGTCGACGTCGACAATCGCGGCGGTTAGGTCGTCGTTCATGGCGATGAGGGTATGGGGACCAGTCCAACCGCGGTTCTCGCGCCAAACCTTTACGCTGCTCTGGATCGGGAGCTGAAGCGTTTCAATGACGTTCGGTCCGTTGCGTGTCGCAAGTGCGTCGTTCACCTGGCGTTTTGCTTTGATCTTGCGGACCTCCGCCATCGCGTTCTTTATCGCTTTCGCGCGCGCGCTGAtggatggtgatggcggcgatgtCTTGGATAGGCGGGGGTAGGTGCCAAAGACGAGGAGAGTAGGCACAAGGCCATCTGGACCAGCAGTGTCGTTGACGGCtttcacagccatctggaggaGGTGTTCAGATGACGTGTCGCTGTCTATGTCGGCGGAGATGACTTCGAAGGCACGGCGGATGGCCGCATGGTACCGCTCCACCTTGCCGATGGAGTTATGCGCCTCGACAGGCACCTCGTCAACCTCGATGGCCATTGTCTTTGCATTGTTGACAAACTCCTCGCTCGCAAAGTTCTTGCCAGCGTCGGTGGCTATGACATCAGGCGGACCAACGTACATATCGATCCACATGGCGCGGAGTGTGTCCCATGTTGTGCTTGCTTTCATGTCGGTGAGAAAGCGCGCTGCTTGGAAGGCAGTTGCTTCGTCAATAGCATGAAGTACTGGCCTCTGATTAATGTACATCACGTCGACGATAAGTCGATAGTTGAAGTTGATATCGTCGCGGAGGGTAAACCGAAATCGTCCTGGCGCCTTGCCAGTAATCTGACATTGGTGACAGAACTTGTTGATCTTTTCGATGGTCGCCGCATCGACTTCGTCATAACCTGCTCTCGCGAGGACCTTGTAGAGTCGTCCCGCAGCTGGATGACCAAAGCGCCGATGGAGTTGCGCAAGCTCTACCTCGGTGAGGTAGTGCGTCGCGGTCTCTTGGTCGTCGAGCAGGAGCCatgggtgtccccatttgcgcACAATGGGGTACTCCCGTGACTCGTGTACAAGCACGTTGTCAACATTGTTGAGGTAGATCCCGTggcggtccatgtctgcaaggcacagcAAGAAAGGCGTGTTGGTCGGCATCACCGCAAAAAGTATAACGCCGAGCGGGGTTTTGACCTTCACCTCGCCAAGTGAGAGACACTCTGGGTTATCTCCAAATCGAATTCGGTGGCGACCTGCCGTGGACTCATTGATCGTGGCCGATGGCTGGAGGCGTTGCAGTGCCATGACCTGGGTCTTTCCTGCAGTGGAGACTCCGGCCGCGCCGGTGTCGGGCATGATGCCTTGGAAACAGTGAGCACCATATCGGTGATCGAAGGTGAACATGTGGGTGCCTCCTTTGCAGTCTCCGACGCGTATGGGTCGATCCCAGTGATCGCGTGGGTCGCCGCGGCGTCGTTGAGGTTGATGGTGAGCGCTTGCCCGTCGATGGTTCCGCAAGCAGCGGTGTTGAATTGTTCATGTTGGAAGTACGCATCGAGGTCATCAACGCGGTTgccgtcgtcgtcctctgcctcgtcatgaagctcgatgccttcGAATCCGGCGAGGAACACGTCGTAGTCGTCATCGAGATCGTGGTTTTGGACATAAGTCTTGAAGCGTTGGTGCGACTCATTGCGCTCCTCGTGTGAATGTCGCGTTGACCAGCATCCTTGTTTGCCGCACACATAGCACTTTTTATCGTGCGAGCGGCGGGGAGGGTATCGCGGTCGTGACAGCGTCGGTCCGCGGTTGAAGCGACCGGTGCCATAGCCTCGGGTCTGTCGCGAGGTTCGTCGTTTCGGTTGTATCGTCGGTTTGTGTAGAAGATGTCATCGTCTGTCTGTTCATTGTCATAGTTGAACTGCGTTCGAGCATGCGGGTGACAGCGTTGCCAGTTACCGACGGCGTTGCGGAGCTCTGAAGCGACTGCTTCAAAGGTCGACGCAGGTCGGATCAGGACTGCGCTGCAGGCTTCGACACCCTGGCATGCTGACACAAGTTGTCCGGTGAGGCTTGACTCGCTGAGTCCATTCTGCTGAGCCATCGCTTGGTACAGCTTGTGGAGCTTGTCGATGAGCAAGTCAAGGCATTGCGCAATTGTCTTGTCAGGATTACTTGCGATGACGTCCTTTAGCATAATGGTGCGCCATTCGTTCAAGAACAACTGGTAGTTCTCGGTAGTGTGGAAGTAGGCGCCCAGTTTCGCGATGATGTCTTCGTATCCAAGGTCAAGTGGAGCGATAGATTGGTAGTAGTAAGTTGACGCTTTGCCAGTAAGCATAGTGGAGATGGCTAGCTTGTAGCGGTCAGTTTGGCCAGGTTGAATGCCGACTTTGGCGCAAAGCTCTCGAAAGATGACCAGTTTGTGACTGAGCACGTCATACTTGTCACCACTGAACTTATCGTTGTTATTGTACAGCTTCGCGAGGTTTGTGAGTGCTGTCACGTTGAGTTGAGCTGGCGACGGTGAGTACTGTGCTTGTGGGTATCCTGTTGGTGGCTGCGGAGGGTTAGGGTAACTGTAGTTGCTGTTTGTGAGCTGTCGACACTTGAAACCGTCGACGAGTCGCATAAGCTCAAGCTCGTCGTCAGGCCATATCGGGCACGACgagagatggaggaggttgtacagttgcGTTATTACTGTGTCACGACTGTTGATCTGGATGTAAATCCCTCGGTGTCGGAGCAATTCCTTGACTGCTTTCCGGAGCCGCACGTCGACCGCACTTATGATATCTTGAGTCCAATCCTCGAAGGACTTTTGGAACTCctggaggatgaagaggtCGAACTGTCCATCGTCTTCAACTTGGACGACCCAATCGAGGACGACAGTGTTCAGTTTGTCGGTGTTTATGACTGTGTCGGTCGGGTCGAGTTCCGCGTTGACATACTCACTCTTGTGCATCTCGGAGTACCACGATCGGTACTTGACGCTCTTGTATGGTGCCATGGTGCTGAAGTCAGTCGATTGTTTGCTGTTAGTTGCAGGCGTTGTCAGTTGTTTTTGTGCGTGGTTGACGCAGATCTTTTCGTTCAAGATCTCCTTCAGGACTGTCGGCGAAAGCGCTACCTTGATAGGTAGTCTCTGCGGGCGGTGCTGTACTTCGCACTCCTTGCTACTGTGAGGTAGGAGGAGTCGCTTCTTGGCCAAGACTACACAGCAAAAGAGCTGATGGGTCTCCTTGTCAGATATCTAGCCGATCTGTGGTGTAGCAAccactgatcagtgttgatacggctaaggtatcggaatcaccttcgttgcaacgagttgaaatgattgtgattgttcttgttgttctatggaggtggagggaggtcggcagtaaggcagcagccagagctcggaccacacggcttagtcagccgtgtaatccaagctcgtgcatgcagcaaccagctgccttatctaccgcaggttcgattcccaacacCAGAAAAGTCGCACACATGGCTTGTTCCCATTTCTATTTTTTGACACTCCATCATCTACTAAGTTATTGAATTTTTGAGTTCAGAAAGCTCTAGAGATATAAATAAGAAGAAAGAGGAAAGAGAGAAAGAAAGGGTCAAATAAGGTTTAATTACCGTATCCTAGCCCTTGGTAATCGGTATCTGTGCGCTTTGACTTCTCCCCAGCCAACATTGCCATGACTGGTACAGGGTTTAGTATCAAAGAAAGTCTTTATGAGTAAAAACGTGGAAGAAAGCCGTGCCATACGGTATTCAGAAACAGTTTTATGTTATGATTTAGCAATTCTAAGATCCAAGGACCATGGGATTTTGGTGAAGAAAATTTGAAAGTAGGCTCATACCAACGCCAGCGTGTAGTTTTTCATTGACTTTCAGTTTGCAGTTTTATGCCACCACCCAAACCCCAGAGCTCGGCAAAGAATCATACTTCGATTTGTTGGTCATTTTAGTTTCAGCACCAGAAAGTCCGCAGCCA
The sequence above is a segment of the Pyrenophora tritici-repentis strain M4 chromosome 3, whole genome shotgun sequence genome. Coding sequences within it:
- a CDS encoding C6 zinc finger domain protein, which translates into the protein MTDRTNEASDKPGARWNLSDQLVNSPDSELPKKPQDQPLNRACEACRISKVRCLMNPDTSSSQCQRCAKANRTCVFAPPAKRRQRKRTDVRVTELEKEIQQMRSLLKTNTTRSSNDVSEHESEDESDDQAHTGEKRKPPSVQSQSAGTTSTYSVFTAPVSTGPMADAAVTGAPTDFFGSSENDIIDRNVVSEDMARELLTIWRNELVTACPGITIPKHWDVLDLRSNKPALFHAIMAAAAHSKGSALSDRLHEETVLLYARSAFIKGEKSVQAIQALIVTVSYYSPSKTPGHLQIYQWVNMAASMALELGLTSKPRTHEQLPKRAIRTLHKISSPEELLEHCRTILLLYIISAGFSMRLKRPNILLFNSWMEECSNILEKSKLLDDKRILAWLKLQRIADEANTAFGFDDASTSFTLSELRMQIILRIFDRRMQDWRKSVPDDVMTLNLELEYHADMLSMWEFGMDGGRYDVIEFRNRYVTLPALDDDCVQPESLLSRSALQINATTKCISAAHAMLDSFIAVPTDKLRKSPNALYVRAVYSLVTLLKADYAVGTDAEMGELFESQNLKVQFYLDTVLKKTKEAAGPQECRNPSHWNFLLEAKLKSWWDEYREWRKEGRDQKRRKTKSGDDSDPTTGNQTPAFVEPTLQMPNFNITNSYPTQPTWNTNELGLDTTTPAQQQPVGDQAAYTHEMGDFSAAFQNGDLYLWNDLTADNFNGWVPQNGPYGGMGFGGMNSQGF